The segment CTTTGCCCCGTCCACAAAGCGAAATAGGGTTCGCATTCCGTTTTCATGCTTGTGATATAGCTTCAGCAGTTCTGTTTGATGTTCCTTCTTCTTAAGCAACAAACGTTTTTGGATCACCTCTTCTACACTTGTCCCACCGAGGTTCATCTTTATCGGGAAACGGGCGGTAATTCTGCCATATTCTGTACTTTGGGATTGTTTCAGATGCCCGACTATAGTCTCCAGATCGGCTTGAGAAGTGACAATAATCCATGCTCTTCCTTTGCAGACGGTGTCAAAGCTCTCAGATATTGTTTGTAGGTTCAGCATCAGTTTTGTATTATCGGCTACAAACTGACCAATCTCGTCCACACAGAAGTTCAGACGAAAGCCTTTTTCTTTTTTTCCGATATATTCTGCTACGTTCTGAGCAAACTCCTCAATTGATATCTTGTAGTTGTGTGAGTAGTTACTTAGAAGTGAGTTTACACTTCCCTCCGGTGCTTGCTTGATCGAAGCATAGGCTTTGGACACATTGTGGTCTTCCATTTCTGCCATAGCCCTTCCGATTTTCCAGTCCTTACCCGAAATCCGTTTATACTCTTCCTTGAATGCTTCCAGAAGCCCATCACGGTCTAAATCTCTTTCGAATTTGGCTATATAAGCATGTTTTCCATAGTATCCGCAAGCCTCATTAAAGACTTTTACAAAAACGCTCAGGATCGCATCCGTTCCTTTAGGAGAGCCGGTATCTGCCTTTTGATCTATATTGAATAGAATGCTTTGAGCAGGAATGGTTTTTACCTTGTTAAGATTGGCTTTAAGGATTTGGTCGTCCTCGGACTTCTGCATCATTGCATCAGCTATGTGAAAGTCATCATGATGCCAGCCTTCCAAGAGCAAAGAGATAATCTTTAGCAGGTGAGATTTACCCGTTCCAAAGAAACCGGATATCCATACCCCTGGCAGATTGTCGTTGTTGATGTAGGACTGTAGCAACTTATCCAGTTGGGATTTTATCTCACGGGTAAGCACATATTCATCGATCTCGGTTTGAATGTTTCTGGCATCATCAGCCATGATCACACCGGCAATCTTGCGTTCGATATCTTTTTGGAATAATTCTTTGATCTGCATAGATTCTCCTAAACTTATGGCTCGCAGCGGTATATATTGAAAGCTCTATAGTACTTATCGTCAAGGATGCCAAAAAGAGTCAGGTTGGAACCCTTTACACTGTCAGTTTCATATTTCCCAGGGAAGTAGAGCACCAATGGTCGCTCAGTGTATCTGCTTTCCAGAGTTGATAAAATCTTGTGAGAGCGAATGTAGGGATACACCTCTCCCACTCCGGTTATGAAAATGATGTCGGGGTGATCATTATGTATCTTTTCTATCATCAGCGGGCAGATAAAATCTTTCGTATCCGTTAAGCCGGATATGGATTTGAAGAATAACTCTCTTGAAGTTTTTACTTCATCGGTGATGTGCCTACTCAACTCGCCAATTGATTCTAAATGCTCTATTGTTAGACGGTAGAGGTTGATATCCAATACTCTGATCTGTTTAAGGCTTAGAGCATTTTTGAGCTGTTCGATGTATTGATACATTGATCTAGTTTCTTCTACTCGGAAGGGACAAATATAATAGGGCACATCATTGGAAGGACCTGTCATATCCAGAAACTTTCTACTGCTCATTAGTTTGAGCAAGTGCTCGAAACGGACATGGGGTTCGTGAAGTTCATTTATTATTGCCATATCAATATCCCATTACAACTGATGGGAAGATAGCTGGCGATAGAATCCCTTCCCTGATAATCAGATCACGCACTCTTGAGCTTACAATCAGAAGTCTTAGCTTCATGTCTGCGTCTGTTATCCCAGAGCTTAACAGCATTCTAAAGAGATTAGTCTGCAGTTTCTTGCGGGAGCCCTCAGAGATGTTGCTCAGCTTCTCATGAAGCTCGGACTTTGTGTTGAAAAATAAATTGAAATCTGCCTTTGTTATCTCAAGCTCATGCCGCTTCACCTTTTCAGCAAGGACTTCCAGGGCAAATTCACGAATAAAATCATACTTGCTGCAGATTGCATACCAGATGATCTGACACTGCTCTTCTCTGCTACCACTAGCAAGGATTTCCATAGCAGCCTCGGAGAGAAGCTTCACTCTGGTATAGGCTTCGGAATAGATTCTTTGTTGTGCAGCGATAGTGCGTATCTGAAGCAGGTTGTCTTTTAATACTGCCTGCTTCACTTGATCCCAGTTCCTGTGTTCAAGAAACAATTTTGCCAGGAGAACAGAATCACGATAGAGCAGAGCTGCA is part of the Candidatus Cloacimonadota bacterium genome and harbors:
- a CDS encoding DUF1819 family protein; this encodes MGKETGKNNRQSQEVSNYSFGFTAAALLYRDSVLLAKLFLEHRNWDQVKQAVLKDNLLQIRTIAAQQRIYSEAYTRVKLLSEAAMEILASGSREEQCQIIWYAICSKYDFIREFALEVLAEKVKRHELEITKADFNLFFNTKSELHEKLSNISEGSRKKLQTNLFRMLLSSGITDADMKLRLLIVSSRVRDLIIREGILSPAIFPSVVMGY
- the brxC gene encoding BREX system P-loop protein BrxC: MQIKELFQKDIERKIAGVIMADDARNIQTEIDEYVLTREIKSQLDKLLQSYINNDNLPGVWISGFFGTGKSHLLKIISLLLEGWHHDDFHIADAMMQKSEDDQILKANLNKVKTIPAQSILFNIDQKADTGSPKGTDAILSVFVKVFNEACGYYGKHAYIAKFERDLDRDGLLEAFKEEYKRISGKDWKIGRAMAEMEDHNVSKAYASIKQAPEGSVNSLLSNYSHNYKISIEEFAQNVAEYIGKKEKGFRLNFCVDEIGQFVADNTKLMLNLQTISESFDTVCKGRAWIIVTSQADLETIVGHLKQSQSTEYGRITARFPIKMNLGGTSVEEVIQKRLLLKKKEHQTELLKLYHKHENGMRTLFRFVDGAKSYRDFKDSDDFINSYPFIPYQSYLLQNAFISLSEHDAFPGTFQAIGARSLLAIFQYALIGVSTHEVNRIVSFDMMYEALQPMIKPYLLFTVELAEKALTDDFALRILKTLFILKYVKDFKATIRNIRILLLEDLQTDPETLNEKIKQALDLLERETYIERNGEEYSYLTSDEKTIEQQIK
- a CDS encoding DUF1788 domain-containing protein, with the translated sequence MAIINELHEPHVRFEHLLKLMSSRKFLDMTGPSNDVPYYICPFRVEETRSMYQYIEQLKNALSLKQIRVLDINLYRLTIEHLESIGELSRHITDEVKTSRELFFKSISGLTDTKDFICPLMIEKIHNDHPDIIFITGVGEVYPYIRSHKILSTLESRYTERPLVLYFPGKYETDSVKGSNLTLFGILDDKYYRAFNIYRCEP